The Penicillium psychrofluorescens genome assembly, chromosome: 2 nucleotide sequence TACTGCATCCTTCCCTCGAAGCATATAATAATCCACAGCTCAAAGTTCTGGCAGAGTTGTTCCCTTGttggatgatgagatcaGTGAAGTTATAATTATCGTTAACGATAGCATTGTGAAGGATTTCGCGTTTCACTTCTTCGGTAAAGAGGTGGGATTGATGCCTTGCATGGTATAGGAGTAAGGTGTAATGATTATGGGCTAATAACCACCGTACCGCCTTTGGTATATCATTACTTTTGCCGTATGCCTGCTGTGTCGACTCCCACGGTCTATTTGCAAGAATATTATCGCCTTCAACACACCGGCAAAACAATCCCCACATCATATTGTCCGAGTCAGGATTAATACCAGTTACGTGGTCGATCCAGCGAGCCTTGGCGTAGTTGAGAAACTGGTAATCTCGTTTCTGGAGCTCCAACTCTAGACGTGAAGACTCTGGATCACCAAGTACTTCTTGAGCCTTTCTCTCTAGCTCTCTGGTGCTGAGATGCTGCAACTGGCGACGATGGGAGAGCAGCTTCAGTGCCATTCGACTAACAACACTGCTCGAAGGACACACTGGTGAGATGCCAAGACAGTTAGAGACCCCTCGCAGAAAGTACGTTTTTCAATGTTTGCTGGAACTTTGGTACTCGCTCTGGAGATATCATCGTATAATGTGCACCATCTACCTCATGGAACCGGAGATCATTGTGGACAAAGTCGTCCCAGCAATTCAGTTGAGTATAACGATACTCTTCGCGCGACACTGCCACGCCCCGTAACGGATCACAGAAGAAAACGTCCATGTTCGATACTGACCCAGATGGGTCGTAGTTACGGCCGATATTAGCCAGGGAGAATGTCACTTCAGTCCAAGTTTCTAGCGACGCATAAGTCAGCCCTAACTCAGCCGTACGAAATGGATCCGCTTCGGCCATTATTCGCGCCAGCTGCTCTGACTGGGGCAAGAGACGTAGCTCAGGTGCCAACTCATCAGAACGGTCTTCTGTAATGAGGGCACAGAAGAATGCAAGGTGTAACAGAGACCCTGTCCAGTCTAGCCGATTCATGACCTGCTTAATATGGGGTGGTAGGTCAAAGCAGCCCAGGAATTTCACTTCGTCGCCGTCTGCCTCAATCTTCTTGGCAATTTCAAAGGCAACCATGCCACCATAAGAGTATCCCGCCATGGCGTAGGGTCCCGTAGgctgtttctttttcagTGCCTCGTAGTATGTTGTGTGGAGGTCAGAAAGATCCTTGAAGGTTTCATCGCCTGGATTGAAGCCGCGTGGTCGCATTGCATAGATGGGTCGGTCTGGGAAATGCTGGGCTAATgcgaggaagatgagaatCTCACCGACGCCCGGATGAAACAGCCAGAGCGGCGTCTTGGACCCATGTGATTGTAACGTAACAACCGGCTGATACTCGCTCGTGAACTGCGAGGTCTTAAATTGCTGGATAGCCGCTGCCAGCGATCGAATTGCCGTGTTGGTCATGATGGTGATCATGGGAATATCCTCGATCCCGAAATTCTTCTCCACCGCCCTCTTCAATCGGATTAAATCCACTGAACTGATACCAGTGTCTAGGAATTGCATGTCGATATCAATCTCTATGTCCAGTTCGAGCGTTTCCTTGAAGACTGCGATGAGTCTGTGCTCGATGTCGTTACTCGGCGCAGAGAAATGCGACTCCCGATATTCTTGCAAGACCTGATTGTTAAAATCTTCCTGGTCCCTGTACTTCCCCTGCAACAACGCATCTTGAATCTTCGGCCGCGATAGCTTTCCTAGAgtcgtcttctccaggcGACCAGGCGGCAAGGGCAGAACCCGTGGCCGTGCTGACGTAAACAGAATAACGGTACGGATCAGCGTGCGCAATGTCAACATTCGCGCCTCGATATCATCACTGGCGTAGTCATGCTGATACAGGACGCAAATTTCCTCAGGGCTGGTGCTATATTCTTTGTAGGAGAAACACACGACAAAGGACGGTGTCACTCCCGGAATGCGTGCTTGTTCGATAGCCGCTTCGATTTCGTATGGTAGAAATTTGACAGAGTTGATGTTGATCAACTCTTTGAGTCGACCTGCCAGTGTTAACTGACCCTCTGCATCGATTGTACCAAGATCTCCTGTCCGGAACCATCCATCCTCCGTGAACGCAGTCTTGGTAGCTTCATCATTATTGAAATATCTTGAGAAAGCGACAGGCCCACGTACTTCCAGTACACCGGCGTTATTGGCTGCGCCAGCCATGCCATTGGCCTGGGGTTTCAGGCTGGTGTTGTTTGGGTCAATGGGAGATATTCGCATCTCGATTCCTGGAATACAAGAGCCGAGAGCACCTGCTTCACGTCGCGCCTTGATGTCTGTCTTAGGGAAATTGCGATTGTAAATGGCGCCCGCACAGATCTCAGTCATGCCAAAACCTGGGGTGATGAGGTTTGACGGTGAAGCTCCCAGCCTTTGCAAATGCTCTGTCACTCGGAAACCCGTATCGACATTGTTGGGTTCACCACCAGAAACCAAATAGAGTAGGTGGCTGAGGTCTATATCTTGCTTAGCTTCTTTGGATGATTTATCCAATGTAGCCAGAAGTTTGCGCAAGAAAAAATCCGGGGCGAAGGTCATACAGACTTTGTGCTTGGACAACAACCGCAAGAACAGCAGTGGATTGCTGAGCACCTCGGCGGCCTGGATTTGAATCTGATTGACACCCGCGAACATAGAAAGCAGATGCGTTTCCATCAGGCTGGCAACGTGATCGAGACCGATCCAATTGAGCACGGAACTGCCATCGCTCACTGGCATAACTGCTAGTTTGCCTCGAATCGAGGCAAACATCTGCTGATGCGTCAGGCACACGGCCTTGCAATTACCAGAGCTCCCCGAGGTCAGCATGAGGACAGCTACACCCTCGGTGCTATTGCCAGTAGTACCATTGACATGATAATTTCCGTTGGCATGACCATTGCTGTTGATATCGTCCTTGCCACTGGTACTGACGTGGTTGCTGGAAGCACTGCCTGAGTCCGTTCCGCTGAAGTCGGACTCTTCAAACTCCTCTACTGCGACGGTGCGTAAGAGCTCATTCTCTCCAAAAAAATTGACCAGCAACTCCCGCCGAGTGAGCACCAAAGGATCTTGCAACATATTATGCAGATGTTTGAAATGGGCTCGACGACCCTCATCCGTGCTAACCAAGGGAGTAGATAGGGTCGGCACGCTACCAGCGAGAATGGTAGCCCAGAACCAAGTGATATTGTCCAGATGATGCTGGAAATGGACAAGGGTGACACCTCCGTGGCGGAATTCATCGTGGGTTTGCAGCCAGGAGGCTTTCTGCGTCACCTGATCGCGCAGTTCGGCATAACTGAGTTGTACCGAGGGAGCTCGGTCGCCTTCAGGATAGGCGATAATCCCAACGGACAAGGCAGCTGCGTGGTCTAGAAGAGATATGATATTGGATGCTGGGATGGGAGCCATAGTTGATATCATCGAAATTTCAAGAGGAGGGCCGAAAAAAGGGGACTTTGGGATGTAATATAAAATGATTTAAACCCATTAAATTCATTTATCTTCacgggaaagagaaaaaaccgagaagaggagaaagggTTGGGGGTGGGTGGGGTTGCATCAGCCTGTGGCTTGTCCAGCCCCTTGTCCAGCAGCTACTGGCACCTGGCACAGATATTTTGAGGCGAACTTGACACCGGGATGAGAATCCTTTAGTATTGGAAGGCCGAATTTAATCTGCAGAAGAGATCCACTTGGTTACATGGCTTACATTCATTATTACGCCTGCTGAGGCCGAACTGCGTCCATATACATGTGTGGGGCCAACAAGGCGTTTGCCTAGGCGTCATTAACTGCAAACGTTTTATCTGGACATGACAGGGGTGGGTAGCCTTTTAAGCTCGCCTAGGCCAGACGGTCATCCTTTCAGTTTCGTCTCTTCTGCCTTCCCAGACATCTTTTCTAAAGCATCTCCAACCATGGTTACTAAAGAGCAAATCGATCACATTGCCCATGTCGCCTCTGCGGCGACATGGCCGTTCGCAGGCATCAGCACTCTGCTATTCCTCATGCGTGTAGTTGCGCAGTTGCGAAAAACAACGCAAAAGTCTTACTGGGAAGATTTCATGTTAACGTCTTCTTGGATCTTTGCTATTGTGCAGGCCGCGATTTTTCAGGTAGCGCTGAATGCAGCGAAAGACCTCGATACCGCCAATCTACGGGGCACCGTGCCCCCCGCTGCTTTTTGGGCGATCTTGATGAACAATTGGTCATTTTTAAGCATCGAGCTACCCAAGGTCTGCGTCGCAATTCTGATTGTTCGTCTCTTTCGACCAGCGCTCTGGCTCCAGGTTGTCATCTGGGGCCTATGCGCTACGATTAACGTATTGGCGGTTGTTGGCTTCATAATCACCTGGGTAATGTGCAACCCGGTGGCCGGACAATGGGACCCATACAAATATCCCACGACCAAGTGCTGGCCTCGCTCGATCCAGATCACCTACGCCTGCGTATTATGCGGTATCTCCTCATTTGTCAACATCGCCTTCTCCATATACCCAGCCATTGTAGTGTGGAAGCTGCAAATGGCccgctggaagaagatcagTACAATTGGACTTATGGGCTTGGGGTTAGTGTAAGTATACCACCCTTCTACCCACGGCTCAGAACTAATCGAAGCAGGGCATTTGTTTTCTCAATCATCAAGCTCTATTATATGACCTTTTTGCTTGATGGCCCAGGTCCTTTGGACCTCGTCTGTAGGCGCTTTTCCCAACCTACACTTAGCATTTCAAGACTAACACTGGCAGACCTCTGCGCTCAACTAGGTATTTGGAATCGCATTGAGAACGATTTCGTTCTCATGGTCGGCCTTTTGCCCTTCGTAcccgccttcttcaaaaCCTGCACGCATCTCACCAAATCGCACTTTTCCGCAAACAGCTCACGCTTCAATAGCAATCAGTACTACTCAATCGGTTCTAATAGGCAGCGCGGACACGCTGACGACCAACTTGAAGTTGAGTTGAACGCACCCTCGCGGCAGCCGAAAGGGGATGCCTCATCCTATACCAGTTTTGACAGGAGCAATGGAGGCAGGCTAGCTAAGCCCGTGAGTTTCTCCTAGGAACGGAAGTCTCTcttttgctttgctttgctttttttttctctaaAAAAAATAAATTACGTGAGACGATGTGAAAATGCTGTACTGTACTCCTTCTGTTGGTTCGTGTAAAGCAATTACCCCTTCTTTTCCTGTTTTCATATTAAGATTACCACGCTTTGCGTGAGCATTGAGCCAGCCACTAAAATCAAATAACCGTCCACATTCGATAAACTTTGGCCCCCCAATAAGTTCAGAATAATCCTTGTCAAACTTGTCAAACATAACCAATTAATCGAGAGTGTTTATATTATTTGCAGATGGCGTGCATTAGCGCGCGTTCGCGATATGAGGAAGGTCTTTCTGGGCATTGCTAATCATTATTGGGGCGACCTCAAATGTAACCCTGGCGTTTCTTTCCGAAGGATGACGTTACTTGTTCCTTGCAGAAAAATCAATCGAGACCGGCACAAAGCGAGCAATTCAAGGATGATGTTCCTGGTCCGTGTTCAAAGTAGCTCCGTACTTTCTTTGAAACGCTGTCCTTTTAAGCAGTAGGGCTTTCTTGTTCATGAATAGAATATTACACCGCAGGCCTTGAGCGCCCTTCACTAAGCCTCCTTTCAATATTCAATCCATCATTGCCCTTTATGGACCGTTCGAACCTTATCGATCGCGCCAATGAGATTGCTGGAGTTGCTCGTAGCCTCTCAGACAATTTGGCTGCGCGGGGGCTTCCCGAGCCTTCGTTCGAACATGGTCTACCCGCTCCGCTGCAGACTGATGCGCCAGATTCTGACGCTCTAGCCGCACGTGTGAAGCTACTAGGCGTATTAGATGAGCTGCGCGATCTCTTGACTGATCCAGCCCTCTTGGGTAGTCCTGAGC carries:
- a CDS encoding uncharacterized protein (ID:PFLUO_002937-T1.cds;~source:funannotate), which gives rise to MAPIPASNIISLLDHAAALSVGIIAYPEGDRAPSVQLSYAELRDQVTQKASWLQTHDEFRHGGVTLVHFQHHLDNITWFWATILAGSVPTLSTPLVSTDEGRRAHFKHLHNMLQDPLVLTRRELLVNFFGENELLRTVAVEEFEESDFSGTDSGSASSNHVSTSGKDDINSNGHANGNYHVNGTTGNSTEGVAVLMLTSGSSGNCKAVCLTHQQMFASIRGKLAVMPVSDGSSVLNWIGLDHVASLMETHLLSMFAGVNQIQIQAAEVLSNPLLFLRLLSKHKVCMTFAPDFFLRKLLATLDKSSKEAKQDIDLSHLLYLVSGGEPNNVDTGFRVTEHLQRLGASPSNLITPGFGMTEICAGAIYNRNFPKTDIKARREAGALGSCIPGIEMRISPIDPNNTSLKPQANGMAGAANNAGVLEVRGPVAFSRYFNNDEATKTAFTEDGWFRTGDLGTIDAEGQLTLAGRLKELININSVKFLPYEIEAAIEQARIPGVTPSFVVCFSYKEYSTSPEEICVLYQHDYASDDIEARMLTLRTLIRTVILFTSARPRVLPLPPGRLEKTTLGKLSRPKIQDALLQGKYRDQEDFNNQVLQEYRESHFSAPSNDIEHRLIAVFKETLELDIEIDIDMQFLDTGISSVDLIRLKRAVEKNFGIEDIPMITIMTNTAIRSLAAAIQQFKTSQFTSEYQPVVTLQSHGSKTPLWLFHPGVGEILIFLALAQHFPDRPIYAMRPRGFNPGDETFKDLSDLHTTYYEALKKKQPTGPYAMAGYSYGGMVAFEIAKKIEADGDEVKFLGCFDLPPHIKQVMNRLDWTGSLLHLAFFCALITEDRSDELAPELRLLPQSEQLARIMAEADPFRTAELGLTYASLETWTEVTFSLANIGRNYDPSGSVSNMDVFFCDPLRGVAVSREEYRYTQLNCWDDFVHNDLRFHEVDGAHYTMISPERVPKFQQTLKNVLSARGL